The genomic DNA ACAGCGGTGTCGTCGAGCCGCAGTGATTGCAGGCCGGTCATGCCCGCCAACACATTGGCCGCCTCGTCCGTGATGGCTGTGCCGCTTAGGTCGAGGTTTACCAGTCCGATGATGCCTTGCACGTGAGGCAGCCCACGGTTGGTGATACCGCTGCCGCTAAGGTTCAAGTTCAGCCGCGCGGCCGACCAAGACGCGATGCCCTGCAACATATCATCCTCAAGTGGTGTGCCGGCCAGATTGAGTTGGGTGAGCGCAGCAAGCCGGCCGAGAAACTTCAGTCCCGAGCCCGTGATACGCGTCTTACGCAGGTCGAGAATACTTAGGCCACGCACTTGGCCGAGATGCTCGAGCACGCCGTCAGAGATTTCCGGGCAGTCGCTCAAATACAAGTTCGTCAATCGCGGGAACGCGGCGAGCTCGGCCAAGGCGGTATCGGTTACTGGGCAACGGCTCAGTAAGATCGCTTGCAGGTTCGGTAGCTTTGCCAGTGCGGGCAAACCGGAGCCGTCGACTTGCGTGCCGGCCAGGTCGAGGTAATTCAGAAACGCGCAGCCACTCAGGTTCTGCAATGTGGCATCGGTGATCGCGGTCTGGGCGAGACTGAGAGTCACCAAGCCGGTGAAGCTCGCTAATGAAGCGCCGCCGCTGTCTGCTAAACGCGAGTTATTGAGGTATAGATTGCTGATTTGCGGCAGCCGTCGCAGCAAACGCCCCAATTCCTGGTCCGAAAGGGCCGTACCCGGCAAACTGACTGATTCCATTTGGGCGGCGCAGTCGGGACCGAAGAGCGCCTGTGCCCACTCGGGCGCCTTGTGTTCAAACTGGACGTGCCCGCCCGCGGCACGCACGGCATGCACCGTGGGGGCGAAAAAGCGTTCCTGCCAACCGTTCTTCACGGCAATCGCCGCACCTGTCAGCAGCACGCCCACGATAATCAGCGAGGGCCGCAAGTTCCGCGCAGGCGCGACAGGGCGCTGCGACGTCGCTGGACTGCCCTGCGGTTGTGGGTTACTGGGCGATTGCACGGCAGGCACCGTGGGGGCAAAAAAGATTTCGCGCCACTCATCGTCGCATGCGGGCGGGGCGCTTGATAGAGGCATCCTCAGCAGCAAACGGCGCGTTCGAGGGGCGCCTCTTCGTGGGCAGACGCGGTGCGACTAGAAATCATTGGTCAGCGATGACCGTCAGACCAGGATGTCGCTGTTTGAAAGTATCAACAGCGGCCCGGGTTACGCCTGTGCCTTGGACTGTGATCGATGTCAGCGCGGGAAATCCAGCGAATTTGCCGATCCCGTCGTCGCTAATCTTCGCGCCGTGGAGCGATAACGTTTGTAAAGAGGGCAACTTCGCCAGTGCCACGAGCGCCTGGTCCGTGACCGCTGTTTTGTCGAGACATAGCCATGTCAGGCCGGTAAGCGTTTGCAGAGTCGCGAGCCCGTCGTCGGTGACGTTCGTGCCGTCAAGATCCAAAATCATAAGGCCGGTCATCCCCTGCAAATGCGCCAGCCCTCGATCGGTAATCGGCGTGCGGTCAAGAGTCAGGTTCGATAAGAGCGTCAGTGGCGCCAAGTGGGCCAAGGCATCGTCCTCGAGCTGTGTTCCGCTGAGACAGAGAATGCCGAGCGAGCCGCATGAGCTGAGACTCTTCAATCCTGCTCCGGTCAATCGGGTGTCGTTCAAAACCAGAAAAGACAATTTTGTCACCTGGCCAAGATGGACCAGGCCATCGTCAGTCAAGTTTTTACAGCCGCTCAGATTGACGGTATTCAGTGCGGGTAACATGGCCAGGTCCGCAAGCTGGTCGTTCGTCACGGTCGAGCTTTCAAACAATAGCTTTGTGAGCTGTGGGAGTGGAGCGAGCCCCCGTATGGCACGCCCCTCAACTTGCACCGTGTGCAAAAAGATCTGCTGCAATTGTGCATTGCCGCTCAGTCCGCCCAGCACGTCCTCAGTGACAGTCACCGAATAGAAGCCTAAACTCCGCAGGTTTGTAAGCTGGGCCAGCGCGGCCGCTGTGGCCGGCCCGAGTACCACGTGATCCAGGCTGAGATTTTCGATGTGCGGAAATCTCCGTACGAGGGCGGCATTCTGCTTGTCCGATAGCGCTGGGTTATCCAGCGACAGCGACACCGCCTTGGCCAGGAACGCTTCGCCGAGCAGGGCGCGCATCCAGTCGGACTCAATCCGCTCGAGATCGACGTACCCGCCCGCCGCTTGAACAGCATGAACCGAAGGGGCCAGATATCGTTCGTGCCAGCGATTTTTTACGACAACGCCCACGATCGTCAGCAGGATGCCCACGATGATCAGCGATGGCCGCAAATTGCGACGTGGCGCTTCGGTACGGTGTGATGCCGCGCTACCGGATGACGGATAAGAGGCGCCTGGCGGTTGCATTCTGCCACCCTCCTAATCGCTGGCCGGTTCCAAGGCTTGTGCGAAGTCCCCGTACGTTAATCGAAAAATGCGTCGGGCGACACGGTTATGTTCGATTCACGAAGCCTTCGGCGTCGGCCTTGGTCATGGCATCCAGCGGTGTACCACAACGCGGACAGTACTTCGGCCGCACCAAGAAGTTGCCAGGCAGTATTGTCGCGCCACAATGATCGCAGAATTTCGTCAACTTCAAGTTAAGCCATGCGATCAGGATAACGATCGGAAACAAGACGCACAGCAGAAATGGCCATGCCATCTGCACACCACTCGATGCGTTGATCGCCACGACAAAGAAGATGAAAAGCCCGCTCATCAGCACAACCATCCGCCGGAACCATTTCCTTTTGAAGGTCGCGTCTCGTCGGCTGAAGAGCACATAGGCATTGACGCAGAACAGCACGATCCACGTGCATGCAAAGCAAGCGATCAGGCCGGAACTGACGGCGTTCAATGGTTGTTGGGGCATTAAGGTAACTGTACGGGTTAGAATAATTCGCGGACGCCCGCAATCAAAAACGCCAGCGTGCCAAACGCGCAAACAAACAATAACGGTAACCAGAACAGCCCTATGACATAGAGAAACGTCGCCTTGAGCGCGCCGCGATATCCTTGCACGAGCATTCCCCAGGCACTGAAGGCGAACCCACCGGTGATGACCCAGGCCAGGCCTGCGATCCAATCTTTGCTAGAAGAGGTCCATCGCAGCGTGGCGCTTGCGCACGCAACCAACACCATCGCCGCCAGCATGCGGCGCAAGTCGAATTGCATTCGGCGCGGGGATCGGGCACGAGGCGGGACGACCGCTACGGACGGTTCACCAACAGAAACCGTCGGCGCCATCCGGATTGGCGTGCTCTCGTTCATCGATATTCATCGATGCAGACTGCAGCTGCCGTCGGTGCATTCTTCGCGGCGGCCAAACCAGTAGCGCCGGTTTGCCACCTGGCGATAGAGTGCTTGCCAGAGCGGCATCGAGCCAGGCACGTGCATGAGCGGCGCCAACCACCACAGTCGTGGCAGCCGGCGTGAAAGATAGCGAATGGCCGCCGCCCCCCCATGACGACCTCCCTGCCGATCGACAACGTACATCTGTCGCATTAGGTCGTCGTGCGACAGATCAGGATAGCGCACCGGCACCCGCGCGTCGTGGAGCGATAAATAGGCCAGCCGGCCAGCCGCGAACCACCGCTCCAGAAAACCGATCTGGCCAGTACACATCCGGCACTCGCCGTCATAGATCACCACATCGGCCAGCGGTCGCTGATCGGGACCTGGCAATGGCGGGTGTAACGGCGTTTGGGATTCTGTCGCGGTGGCCATTTGCGGCGTGCTCCGCAGTTAGAACCGGAACGGTTTGGGGTGGGTAACAGCGGCCCGAGGAATTATACATCGCTAGACTCGCCGCCGTCGTGGCCAAAGATCCCCGGTTATGGCCGGCATTTGCTGAGCCTGGCTGTGGGGTGCGGGATCGCCGGCCTGGCAACCGACCCCGGGAATTGTCTTATCTGGCTGGCTTCCGGCCCCGGGAAGTCCTATGATCAAGGAGCCTTTTTTAAGCGCACGCCGGCGCTGGCGA from Pirellulales bacterium includes the following:
- a CDS encoding DUF393 domain-containing protein; amino-acid sequence: MATATESQTPLHPPLPGPDQRPLADVVIYDGECRMCTGQIGFLERWFAAGRLAYLSLHDARVPVRYPDLSHDDLMRQMYVVDRQGGRHGGAAAIRYLSRRLPRLWWLAPLMHVPGSMPLWQALYRQVANRRYWFGRREECTDGSCSLHR